A genomic window from Cotesia glomerata isolate CgM1 linkage group LG7, MPM_Cglom_v2.3, whole genome shotgun sequence includes:
- the LOC123269297 gene encoding polyamine-transporting ATPase 13A3-like isoform X2 — translation MDIMDGTRGNGLLQLKNGVDYINPGQEDQMEIYGYRRSKIFTIITWILIIATGGLLRLVFHWVPHWMLRATHSKCPLEEADTVLLVERFLGKHAYYYVKRVKTLTAADVSKNALDSETLIDESWTGSGSVNSTDLAGVTTIDDSLKLSVHLHSGHFRQVSSILMFTCKKLVYIWDTERGEFLKLAGLDFGVSTSTLHQMPGLSSQEQFLRRSVYGNNEIKIPLKSFLHLLCLEALNPFYVFQLFSFCLWIADDYYYYGLAIMSMSCFGITMAVVQTRRNQEKLSSTVHSSDVATVMRDRTTGKADSITSERLVPGDILVIPPHGCLMPCDAVLLTGTCILNESMLTGESVPVTKTPIPSSSELTYDTKEHARHTLFCGTKVIQTRYFGGEKVLAVVIRTGFTTSKGELVRSIMYPPPVDFKFEQDSYKFVEILACIAVVGAIYTAISKSLRGLPTRDIILEALDLITIVVPPALPAAMTVGRLVAQSRLEKRRIYCTSPRAINVSGSIDCICFDKTGTLTEDGLDMWGVVPSTDRKFLVPVKNIVSLPATELLFGMVTCHEITIIDGNRVGDPLDLKMFESTGWSLEEPDVSDNTKFSMMFPNIVRPPKDSKLLNQFSLPGISPAHQNSIANSEVENMSLNNLAASDAELAEQGLEIGIIRQFPFTSSLQRMSVITRTLGANHYDLYCKGSPEMIQSLSIPESIPADFASVLQEYTSEGYRVIAIGHKPLNKLTYAKVHRLSRESAESELNFLGFVVLENRLKLETTPVIEELNRACIKTVMVTGDNILTALSVARDCEMIKSDMPVIQVTAVQIGQQSQVYFSRSDVSPIPSSISEITDLNSIVSLEIESRSFVRPDNAYLDDYHKNNKYVFAVTGKTWAILKQFHPELIPKIATRGAIYARMSPDQKQQLVQELQGLGYYVAMVGDGANDCGALKAAHTGISLSDTESSVASPFTSRETNISCLQSVIREGRAALVTSFGIFKYMAAYSLTQFVSVMILYEIDSNLTDFEFLYIDLLIISIFAFFLPRTAAYDGPLVKDPPLTSLVSTSSILSIASQMIIVTIFQVLSYCNLKQNVWYEPFNVEKIEDKDDVSCYENYTLFIISSMQYIILAATFSKGHPYRKNIFTNHGLLASFILLSLFSSYLAICPFQWLETQFELKMPPEMSFRVRLVLYGAANLVIALLVEHLVIDYLISEKLRYRWHNLDKSKRKFLALERDMARNTKWPPLTQEPPTPDAAAVPDLIRRNTVTEIKIEKLVPENVPLTPAKGFLGGGKRSLTMGNKFGSAREVTLNPTSLVNDRNTVSMQIVSCCENEELKDIPKKLVNRNGTGYGGGDGKRRHNSESENGIGRDNPLGTLTSINPIATLPRNQSAIYQKIREGNSERVNKSEDLRRGQSVLEMDVLPS, via the exons gtaCCAGGGGAAACGGACTCCTTCAGCTTAAAAATGGGGTGGATTATATTAATCCGGGGCAAGAGGACCAGATGGAGATTTatgg ATACCGCAGAAGCaaaattttcacaataatAACCTGGATTCTAATAATAGCAACTGGAGGTCTCCTGCGGCTAGTGTTCCACTGGGTACCACACTGGATGTTGCGCGCGACTCACTCAAAATGTCCGCTGGAGGAAGCGGACACCGTGCTGCTTGTGGAGCGGTTCCTGGGGAAACACGCGTACTACTACGTCAAACGAGTCAAAACTCTAACTGCTGCTGACGTATC GAAGAACGCGCTGGACAGCGAAACGCTGATCGACGAATCGTGGACCGGATCAGGCAGCGTGAATTCGACAGACCTAGCCGGAGTGACCACTATCGACGACTCCCTTAAACTGTCGGTCCACTTGCACAGCGGCCATTTTAGACAGGTGTCCTCCATCTTGATGTTTACATGCAAGAAACTTGTTTACATCTGGGACACCGAACGCGGGGAGTTTCTTAAGCTTGCCGGGCTAGATTTCGGCGTTTCTACGTCTACGTTGCACCAAATGCCGGGACTGAGTTCTCAGGAGCAATTCCTCAg GCGAAGCGTTTACGGCAACAACGAGATAAAAATCCCTCTGAAAAGCTTCCTCCATTTGCTGTGCCTCGAAGCGCTGAATCCATTTTACGTCTTCCAATTGTTCAGCTTCTGCCTGTGGATCGCTGACGATTACTACTACTACGGACTAGCAATCATGTCAATGTCTTGCTTCGGTATAACGATGGCAGTAGTCCAAACCCGTCGG AACCAAGAGAAGCTCAGCTCAACAGTCCACTCATCAGACGTCGCGACAGTGATGCGAGACCGCACTACTGGTAAAGCAGATTCCATAACTTCCGAGCGTCTAGTCCCCGGCGACATCCTTGTGATCCCTCCCCACGGTTGCCTGATGCCCTGTGACGCAGTTCTGCTCACTGGAACCTGCATCCTAAACGAATCCATGCTCACCGGCGAGTCAGTCCCAGTGACCAAAACCCCGATCCCCTCCTCTTCAGAGCTGACCTACGACACCAAAGAACATGCAAGACACACCCTCTTCTGCGGCACCAAGGTCATCCAGACCCGGTACTTCGGGGGCGAGAAAGTCCTAGCCGTGGTCATCAGAACTGGATTCACCACCAGTAAGGGAGAGCTAGTCAGGTCAATAATGTACCCCCCGCCAGTTGACTTCAAGTTTGAGCAGGACTCCTACAAGTTCGTCGAGATCCTCGCCTGTATCGCGGTAGTGGGTGCCATCTACACCGCTATCTCCAAGTCCCTTCGTGGATTGCCTACTCGAGACATTATCCTAGAAGCTCTGGACCTCATCACCATAGTAGTTCCACCAGCTCTGCCCGCTGCCATGACGGTAGGTCGGTTGGTCGCCCAAAGCCGCCTGGAGAAGCGCAGGATCTACTGCACAAGTCCAAGGGCGATCAACGTCTCCGGGTCCATCGACTGCATCTGCTTCGACAAGACTGGGACCCTTACTGAAGACGGCCTCGACATGTGGGGCGTCGTCCCATCAACTGACAGGAAGTTCCTTGTCCCTGTCAAGAATATCGTCAGCCTACCAGCCACGGAACTCTTGTTCGGGATGGTCACCTGCCATGAAATCACCATCATCGACGGCAACCGGGTTGGAGACCCCTTGGACCTCAAGATGTTCGAGTCTACTGGCTGGAGCCTCGAAGAACCCGACGTCTCCGACAACACCAAGTTCTCCATGATGTTCCCCAATATCGTTCGTCCACCCAAGGACTCAAAGCTGCTCAACCAGTTCTCTTTGCCCGGAATTTCGCCGGCTCACCAGAATTCTATCGCTAACTCCGAGGTCGAAAACATGTCCTTGAACAACCTGGCGGCTTCTGATGCAGAGTTAGCGGAGCAGGGCCTGGAGATCGGGATCATCAGGCAGTTCCCTTTTACGTCCAGCTTGCAGCGAATGAGTGTCATCACAAGAACGTTGGGCGCCAATCACTACGATCTTTACTGCAAAGGGAGTCCCGAGATGATCCAGTCCCTCTCGATTCCAGAGTCAATCCCAGCAGACTTTGCGTCTGTCCTCCAAGAGTACACTTCTGAAGGCTACCGGGTGATAGCGATTGGGCACAAGCCGCTGAACAAGCTGACCTACGCAAAGGTCCATCGGCTAAGTCGGGAGTCTGCAGAATCCGAGTTGAATTTCTTGGGCTTCGTAGTACTGGAAAACCGTCTCAAGCTGGAAACCACTCCCGTAATTGAAGAGCTGAACCGTGCTTGCATAAAAACAGTGATGGTCACCGGGGACAACATCCTCACTGCGCTGTCAGTCGCTCGGGATTGTGAGATGATCAAGTCCGATATGCCAGTGATTCAGGTGACTGCAGTTCAAATTGGCCAGCAGTCTCAGGTCTACTTTTCCCGTAGTGACGTCTCTCCAATTCCATCAAGCATCAGCGAGATAACGGATCTGAACAGTATTGTTTCTTTGGAGATCGAGAGCCGGTCCTTCGTTCGTCCAGACAACGCTTATCTAGATGACTACCACAAGAACAACAAGTACGTGTTTGCAGTAACTGGCAAGACCTGGGCGATCTTGAAACAGTTTCATCCTGAGTTGATCCCAAAGATCGCGACTCGGGGAGCTATCTATGCTCGGATGTCTCCAGACCAGAAACAGCAGCTGGTCCAGGAATTGCAAGGCTTGGGATACTATGTCGCAATGGTTGGAGATGGTGCTAATGATTGTGGTGCGCTTAAGGCTGCCCACACTGGAATATCTCTGTCTGACACGGAATCTTCAGTGGCTTCCCCGTTCACCAGTCGGGAGACCAACATCTCTTGCCTCCAATCTGTGATCCGCGAAGGCCGGGCTGCTTTGGTTACTTCTTTCGGGATCTTCAAGTACATGGCTGCCTACTCTTTGACGCAGTTTGTTTCAGTGATGATTCTTTACGAGATTGACTCCAACCTGACGGATTTTGAGTTTCTGTATATTGACCTGCTGATCATATCGATCTTCGCGTTCTTCCTGCCCAGGACGGCGGCCTACGACGGACCGCTGGTGAAGGATCCACCACTGACTAGTTTGGTCAGCACGTCGTCGATCCTGAGCATCGCCAGCCAAATGATTATCGTTACGATTTTCCAGGTGCTAAGCTACTGTAATCTCAAGCAGAACGTGTGGTACGAGCCCTTCAACGTCGAGAAGATCGAAGACAAAGATGATGTGTCCTGCTATGAAAACTACACGCTCTTTATCATCAGCTCGATGCAGTATATCATTCTGGCAGCTACTTTTTCTAAAGGACATCCTTATCGGAAGAACATCTTCACTAATCACGGTCTTCTAGCCTCGTTCATTTTGCTGTCGTTGTTCTCCAGTTACCTGGCGATCTGTCCGTTCCAATGGCTGGAGACCCAGTTTGAGCTAAAGATGCCGCCAGAGATGTCCTTCAGGGTGAGGCTGGTGCTGTATGGAGCGGCCAATCTGGTGATAGCGCTGCTGGTGGAGCATCTGGTGATAGACTATCTGATCTCGGAAAAGCTTCGGTATCGTTGGCACAACTTGGACAAGTCCAAGCGTAAgtttctggcactggagcgAGACATGGCCAGGAACACCAAGTGGCCACCATTGACCCAGGAACCACCAACTCCTGACGCTGCGGCGGTTCCGGATTTGATCAGACGGAATACGGTCACTGAAATCAAGATCGAGAAACTCGTTCCGGAAAATGTTCCATTGACACCTGCAAAAGGGTTCCTTGGAGGAGGAAAGAGATCACTGACAATGGGAAATAAGTTTGGGTCAGCAAGAGAGGTTACACTCAATCCGACTAGCTTGGTTAATGACAGGAATACAGTGTCAATGCAAATTGTGTCTTGCTGTGAAAATGAAGAGCTCAAGGATATTCCTAAGAAGCTAGTGAATAGAAATGGGACTGGATATGGTGGTGGTGATGGTAAAAGACGACACAACTCGGAGTCTGAGAACGGAATTGGAAGAGACAACCCGCTCGGCACGCTTACGTCGATAAATCCGATAGCGACGTTACCCAGAAACCAGTCAGCGATTTACCAGAAAATTAGGGAGGGAAATTCGGAAAGGGTCAACAAAAGCGAGGATCTCAGAAGAGGGCAGAGTGTATTGGAGATGGATGTGCTGCCATCTTGA
- the LOC123269297 gene encoding polyamine-transporting ATPase 13A3-like isoform X1 — protein MPATPNKLNLSFARNAYNTLSNRTPTENVDPQVEQKKELLEGTRGNGLLQLKNGVDYINPGQEDQMEIYGYRRSKIFTIITWILIIATGGLLRLVFHWVPHWMLRATHSKCPLEEADTVLLVERFLGKHAYYYVKRVKTLTAADVSKNALDSETLIDESWTGSGSVNSTDLAGVTTIDDSLKLSVHLHSGHFRQVSSILMFTCKKLVYIWDTERGEFLKLAGLDFGVSTSTLHQMPGLSSQEQFLRRSVYGNNEIKIPLKSFLHLLCLEALNPFYVFQLFSFCLWIADDYYYYGLAIMSMSCFGITMAVVQTRRNQEKLSSTVHSSDVATVMRDRTTGKADSITSERLVPGDILVIPPHGCLMPCDAVLLTGTCILNESMLTGESVPVTKTPIPSSSELTYDTKEHARHTLFCGTKVIQTRYFGGEKVLAVVIRTGFTTSKGELVRSIMYPPPVDFKFEQDSYKFVEILACIAVVGAIYTAISKSLRGLPTRDIILEALDLITIVVPPALPAAMTVGRLVAQSRLEKRRIYCTSPRAINVSGSIDCICFDKTGTLTEDGLDMWGVVPSTDRKFLVPVKNIVSLPATELLFGMVTCHEITIIDGNRVGDPLDLKMFESTGWSLEEPDVSDNTKFSMMFPNIVRPPKDSKLLNQFSLPGISPAHQNSIANSEVENMSLNNLAASDAELAEQGLEIGIIRQFPFTSSLQRMSVITRTLGANHYDLYCKGSPEMIQSLSIPESIPADFASVLQEYTSEGYRVIAIGHKPLNKLTYAKVHRLSRESAESELNFLGFVVLENRLKLETTPVIEELNRACIKTVMVTGDNILTALSVARDCEMIKSDMPVIQVTAVQIGQQSQVYFSRSDVSPIPSSISEITDLNSIVSLEIESRSFVRPDNAYLDDYHKNNKYVFAVTGKTWAILKQFHPELIPKIATRGAIYARMSPDQKQQLVQELQGLGYYVAMVGDGANDCGALKAAHTGISLSDTESSVASPFTSRETNISCLQSVIREGRAALVTSFGIFKYMAAYSLTQFVSVMILYEIDSNLTDFEFLYIDLLIISIFAFFLPRTAAYDGPLVKDPPLTSLVSTSSILSIASQMIIVTIFQVLSYCNLKQNVWYEPFNVEKIEDKDDVSCYENYTLFIISSMQYIILAATFSKGHPYRKNIFTNHGLLASFILLSLFSSYLAICPFQWLETQFELKMPPEMSFRVRLVLYGAANLVIALLVEHLVIDYLISEKLRYRWHNLDKSKRKFLALERDMARNTKWPPLTQEPPTPDAAAVPDLIRRNTVTEIKIEKLVPENVPLTPAKGFLGGGKRSLTMGNKFGSAREVTLNPTSLVNDRNTVSMQIVSCCENEELKDIPKKLVNRNGTGYGGGDGKRRHNSESENGIGRDNPLGTLTSINPIATLPRNQSAIYQKIREGNSERVNKSEDLRRGQSVLEMDVLPS, from the exons ATGCCGGCTACACCGAATAAGCTCAATTTGAGCTTCGCGCGAAACGCGTACAATACTTTAAGCAACCGTACACCTACGGAAAATGTCGACCCTCAGGTTGAGCAAAAAAAAGAGTTGTTAGAGG gtaCCAGGGGAAACGGACTCCTTCAGCTTAAAAATGGGGTGGATTATATTAATCCGGGGCAAGAGGACCAGATGGAGATTTatgg ATACCGCAGAAGCaaaattttcacaataatAACCTGGATTCTAATAATAGCAACTGGAGGTCTCCTGCGGCTAGTGTTCCACTGGGTACCACACTGGATGTTGCGCGCGACTCACTCAAAATGTCCGCTGGAGGAAGCGGACACCGTGCTGCTTGTGGAGCGGTTCCTGGGGAAACACGCGTACTACTACGTCAAACGAGTCAAAACTCTAACTGCTGCTGACGTATC GAAGAACGCGCTGGACAGCGAAACGCTGATCGACGAATCGTGGACCGGATCAGGCAGCGTGAATTCGACAGACCTAGCCGGAGTGACCACTATCGACGACTCCCTTAAACTGTCGGTCCACTTGCACAGCGGCCATTTTAGACAGGTGTCCTCCATCTTGATGTTTACATGCAAGAAACTTGTTTACATCTGGGACACCGAACGCGGGGAGTTTCTTAAGCTTGCCGGGCTAGATTTCGGCGTTTCTACGTCTACGTTGCACCAAATGCCGGGACTGAGTTCTCAGGAGCAATTCCTCAg GCGAAGCGTTTACGGCAACAACGAGATAAAAATCCCTCTGAAAAGCTTCCTCCATTTGCTGTGCCTCGAAGCGCTGAATCCATTTTACGTCTTCCAATTGTTCAGCTTCTGCCTGTGGATCGCTGACGATTACTACTACTACGGACTAGCAATCATGTCAATGTCTTGCTTCGGTATAACGATGGCAGTAGTCCAAACCCGTCGG AACCAAGAGAAGCTCAGCTCAACAGTCCACTCATCAGACGTCGCGACAGTGATGCGAGACCGCACTACTGGTAAAGCAGATTCCATAACTTCCGAGCGTCTAGTCCCCGGCGACATCCTTGTGATCCCTCCCCACGGTTGCCTGATGCCCTGTGACGCAGTTCTGCTCACTGGAACCTGCATCCTAAACGAATCCATGCTCACCGGCGAGTCAGTCCCAGTGACCAAAACCCCGATCCCCTCCTCTTCAGAGCTGACCTACGACACCAAAGAACATGCAAGACACACCCTCTTCTGCGGCACCAAGGTCATCCAGACCCGGTACTTCGGGGGCGAGAAAGTCCTAGCCGTGGTCATCAGAACTGGATTCACCACCAGTAAGGGAGAGCTAGTCAGGTCAATAATGTACCCCCCGCCAGTTGACTTCAAGTTTGAGCAGGACTCCTACAAGTTCGTCGAGATCCTCGCCTGTATCGCGGTAGTGGGTGCCATCTACACCGCTATCTCCAAGTCCCTTCGTGGATTGCCTACTCGAGACATTATCCTAGAAGCTCTGGACCTCATCACCATAGTAGTTCCACCAGCTCTGCCCGCTGCCATGACGGTAGGTCGGTTGGTCGCCCAAAGCCGCCTGGAGAAGCGCAGGATCTACTGCACAAGTCCAAGGGCGATCAACGTCTCCGGGTCCATCGACTGCATCTGCTTCGACAAGACTGGGACCCTTACTGAAGACGGCCTCGACATGTGGGGCGTCGTCCCATCAACTGACAGGAAGTTCCTTGTCCCTGTCAAGAATATCGTCAGCCTACCAGCCACGGAACTCTTGTTCGGGATGGTCACCTGCCATGAAATCACCATCATCGACGGCAACCGGGTTGGAGACCCCTTGGACCTCAAGATGTTCGAGTCTACTGGCTGGAGCCTCGAAGAACCCGACGTCTCCGACAACACCAAGTTCTCCATGATGTTCCCCAATATCGTTCGTCCACCCAAGGACTCAAAGCTGCTCAACCAGTTCTCTTTGCCCGGAATTTCGCCGGCTCACCAGAATTCTATCGCTAACTCCGAGGTCGAAAACATGTCCTTGAACAACCTGGCGGCTTCTGATGCAGAGTTAGCGGAGCAGGGCCTGGAGATCGGGATCATCAGGCAGTTCCCTTTTACGTCCAGCTTGCAGCGAATGAGTGTCATCACAAGAACGTTGGGCGCCAATCACTACGATCTTTACTGCAAAGGGAGTCCCGAGATGATCCAGTCCCTCTCGATTCCAGAGTCAATCCCAGCAGACTTTGCGTCTGTCCTCCAAGAGTACACTTCTGAAGGCTACCGGGTGATAGCGATTGGGCACAAGCCGCTGAACAAGCTGACCTACGCAAAGGTCCATCGGCTAAGTCGGGAGTCTGCAGAATCCGAGTTGAATTTCTTGGGCTTCGTAGTACTGGAAAACCGTCTCAAGCTGGAAACCACTCCCGTAATTGAAGAGCTGAACCGTGCTTGCATAAAAACAGTGATGGTCACCGGGGACAACATCCTCACTGCGCTGTCAGTCGCTCGGGATTGTGAGATGATCAAGTCCGATATGCCAGTGATTCAGGTGACTGCAGTTCAAATTGGCCAGCAGTCTCAGGTCTACTTTTCCCGTAGTGACGTCTCTCCAATTCCATCAAGCATCAGCGAGATAACGGATCTGAACAGTATTGTTTCTTTGGAGATCGAGAGCCGGTCCTTCGTTCGTCCAGACAACGCTTATCTAGATGACTACCACAAGAACAACAAGTACGTGTTTGCAGTAACTGGCAAGACCTGGGCGATCTTGAAACAGTTTCATCCTGAGTTGATCCCAAAGATCGCGACTCGGGGAGCTATCTATGCTCGGATGTCTCCAGACCAGAAACAGCAGCTGGTCCAGGAATTGCAAGGCTTGGGATACTATGTCGCAATGGTTGGAGATGGTGCTAATGATTGTGGTGCGCTTAAGGCTGCCCACACTGGAATATCTCTGTCTGACACGGAATCTTCAGTGGCTTCCCCGTTCACCAGTCGGGAGACCAACATCTCTTGCCTCCAATCTGTGATCCGCGAAGGCCGGGCTGCTTTGGTTACTTCTTTCGGGATCTTCAAGTACATGGCTGCCTACTCTTTGACGCAGTTTGTTTCAGTGATGATTCTTTACGAGATTGACTCCAACCTGACGGATTTTGAGTTTCTGTATATTGACCTGCTGATCATATCGATCTTCGCGTTCTTCCTGCCCAGGACGGCGGCCTACGACGGACCGCTGGTGAAGGATCCACCACTGACTAGTTTGGTCAGCACGTCGTCGATCCTGAGCATCGCCAGCCAAATGATTATCGTTACGATTTTCCAGGTGCTAAGCTACTGTAATCTCAAGCAGAACGTGTGGTACGAGCCCTTCAACGTCGAGAAGATCGAAGACAAAGATGATGTGTCCTGCTATGAAAACTACACGCTCTTTATCATCAGCTCGATGCAGTATATCATTCTGGCAGCTACTTTTTCTAAAGGACATCCTTATCGGAAGAACATCTTCACTAATCACGGTCTTCTAGCCTCGTTCATTTTGCTGTCGTTGTTCTCCAGTTACCTGGCGATCTGTCCGTTCCAATGGCTGGAGACCCAGTTTGAGCTAAAGATGCCGCCAGAGATGTCCTTCAGGGTGAGGCTGGTGCTGTATGGAGCGGCCAATCTGGTGATAGCGCTGCTGGTGGAGCATCTGGTGATAGACTATCTGATCTCGGAAAAGCTTCGGTATCGTTGGCACAACTTGGACAAGTCCAAGCGTAAgtttctggcactggagcgAGACATGGCCAGGAACACCAAGTGGCCACCATTGACCCAGGAACCACCAACTCCTGACGCTGCGGCGGTTCCGGATTTGATCAGACGGAATACGGTCACTGAAATCAAGATCGAGAAACTCGTTCCGGAAAATGTTCCATTGACACCTGCAAAAGGGTTCCTTGGAGGAGGAAAGAGATCACTGACAATGGGAAATAAGTTTGGGTCAGCAAGAGAGGTTACACTCAATCCGACTAGCTTGGTTAATGACAGGAATACAGTGTCAATGCAAATTGTGTCTTGCTGTGAAAATGAAGAGCTCAAGGATATTCCTAAGAAGCTAGTGAATAGAAATGGGACTGGATATGGTGGTGGTGATGGTAAAAGACGACACAACTCGGAGTCTGAGAACGGAATTGGAAGAGACAACCCGCTCGGCACGCTTACGTCGATAAATCCGATAGCGACGTTACCCAGAAACCAGTCAGCGATTTACCAGAAAATTAGGGAGGGAAATTCGGAAAGGGTCAACAAAAGCGAGGATCTCAGAAGAGGGCAGAGTGTATTGGAGATGGATGTGCTGCCATCTTGA